A window of Azospirillum lipoferum 4B contains these coding sequences:
- a CDS encoding DUF6916 family protein: MTELRALSSALFGPHLNTVFTMVSEEGLEIAATLVACNEHPRNTMRGTLRTAFDLLLECPAEEVPHFNGASFTISHPAVGSFGPVYVERINPATPAGADKAVFQIIFN; encoded by the coding sequence GTGACCGAGCTGCGCGCCCTGTCCTCCGCCCTCTTCGGCCCCCACCTGAACACCGTCTTCACGATGGTATCGGAAGAGGGGCTGGAGATCGCCGCCACCCTGGTCGCCTGCAACGAACACCCGCGCAACACCATGCGCGGGACCTTGCGGACGGCCTTCGACCTGCTGCTGGAATGCCCCGCGGAAGAGGTGCCGCACTTCAACGGCGCCTCCTTCACGATCAGCCATCCGGCAGTCGGAAGTTTCGGCCCGGTCTATGTGGAACGGATCAATCCGGCCACCCCCGCCGGGGCTGACAAGGCGGTGTTCCAGATCATCTTCAACTGA
- a CDS encoding GNAT family N-acetyltransferase, giving the protein MAGFAGSFALPGNLSLRFAAPSDETFLLELFIEARPWLSWAEGDRDFLRSLYEQQYKAMRAGQEAIYPEHVDLVIEKSSDRVGRLVIDLGRADWRVSELQILAKARGKGIGSDVLRGIQAAAASMLVPITLSTPIAGSHGRQVYERLGFRVTAVDPPHFHMAWAPVGHPLHAALSAIPVTADPLAGFAPPGMPASPGAPA; this is encoded by the coding sequence ATGGCCGGTTTCGCCGGATCCTTTGCCCTGCCGGGCAACCTGTCGCTGCGCTTCGCCGCCCCCTCCGACGAGACCTTCCTCTTGGAGCTGTTCATCGAGGCCCGCCCCTGGCTGTCCTGGGCGGAGGGCGACCGGGACTTCCTGCGCTCCCTGTACGAACAGCAATACAAGGCGATGCGCGCCGGGCAGGAGGCGATCTATCCCGAGCATGTCGACCTCGTCATCGAAAAATCCTCCGACCGGGTGGGGCGGCTGGTGATCGACCTCGGCCGTGCCGACTGGCGGGTGTCTGAACTCCAGATCCTGGCCAAGGCGCGGGGCAAGGGCATCGGCTCCGACGTGCTGCGCGGCATCCAGGCGGCGGCGGCCAGCATGCTGGTGCCGATCACGCTGTCCACCCCGATCGCCGGCTCGCACGGGCGGCAGGTCTACGAACGGCTGGGCTTCCGCGTCACCGCCGTCGATCCTCCGCATTTCCACATGGCCTGGGCCCCGGTGGGCCACCCGCTGCACGCGGCACTCAGCGCGATCCCGGTGACCGCGGATCCGCTTGCCGGCTTCGCTCCTCCCGGCATGCCGGCCTCCCCGGGCGCCCCGGCCTGA
- a CDS encoding tetratricopeptide repeat protein — translation MTMHPFQPQPAVTLAEVWRLLVEHPGDPDLLNSLGVLLDREGKREAALLQYRRALAVAPDHAVAWSNLALVLAMRGRHARAIACAHVAVALAPDNPTTCLNLTAALYRSGDFASDLTVLDRLVRLQPDNPSLTWGRAQVRLHQGDYARGFVDYEGRYWLREYHYRIHRGPRWDGGPLDGRFVMVTLEQGFGDTLLMARYLPMLKARGARRVIVELRDELRRLFAPMDGVDAFIAENAAPTPIYHVHSSIMSLPLHFGTTIDSVPPPVRLSVPDEARAKAARLLGPEDGRLKVGIVWSGSAAFTDNAIRATSLERFLRFAGIPGVRLYSLQKGPPEEELRALPPGTPITALGPELDDFADTAAVVEQLDLVVMTDSSVAHLAGSLGVPVWVLLQHVPYWVYGMSGATTPWYPSMRLYRQGPEEEWEPVFDAVERDLRALAARRAAALSEPCCNP, via the coding sequence ATGACCATGCACCCGTTCCAGCCACAGCCTGCCGTCACCCTCGCGGAGGTCTGGCGGCTTCTGGTCGAGCACCCCGGCGATCCCGACCTTCTGAACTCGCTGGGCGTCCTGCTGGACCGGGAAGGGAAGCGCGAGGCGGCCCTCCTGCAGTACCGCCGCGCCCTGGCCGTCGCCCCCGACCATGCCGTGGCCTGGAGCAACCTGGCCCTTGTCCTGGCGATGCGGGGCCGGCACGCCCGGGCCATCGCCTGCGCCCACGTGGCGGTGGCGCTCGCTCCCGACAACCCGACCACCTGCCTCAACCTGACCGCGGCGCTGTACAGGTCCGGTGACTTCGCGAGCGATCTCACGGTGCTGGACCGTCTGGTCCGCCTGCAGCCGGACAATCCCAGCCTGACCTGGGGGCGGGCGCAGGTCCGCCTGCACCAGGGCGATTATGCACGGGGCTTCGTCGATTACGAGGGGCGCTACTGGCTTCGGGAATATCATTACCGCATCCACCGCGGACCGCGCTGGGACGGCGGGCCGCTGGACGGGCGCTTCGTCATGGTGACGCTGGAGCAGGGCTTCGGCGACACGCTGCTGATGGCCCGCTACCTGCCGATGCTGAAGGCGCGCGGCGCGCGGCGTGTGATCGTCGAGCTTCGCGACGAGCTGCGCCGCCTGTTCGCGCCGATGGACGGGGTGGACGCCTTCATCGCGGAGAATGCGGCGCCGACGCCGATCTACCACGTCCACAGCTCGATCATGAGCCTGCCGCTGCATTTCGGCACCACCATCGACAGCGTGCCGCCGCCGGTGCGCCTGAGCGTCCCGGACGAAGCTCGGGCCAAGGCCGCGCGGCTGCTGGGACCCGAGGATGGCCGGCTGAAGGTCGGCATCGTCTGGTCGGGCAGCGCCGCCTTCACCGACAACGCGATCCGCGCCACCTCGCTGGAGCGCTTCCTGCGTTTCGCCGGGATCCCCGGCGTCCGCCTCTACAGCCTGCAGAAAGGACCGCCGGAGGAGGAGCTGCGCGCTCTTCCTCCCGGCACGCCGATCACGGCACTGGGGCCGGAACTGGACGATTTCGCCGATACGGCGGCGGTGGTGGAGCAACTCGATCTGGTCGTCATGACCGACAGCTCGGTCGCCCATCTCGCCGGTTCGCTGGGGGTGCCGGTGTGGGTCCTGCTCCAGCATGTGCCGTACTGGGTCTATGGCATGTCCGGTGCGACGACCCCCTGGTATCCGTCGATGCGCCTCTACCGCCAGGGTCCCGAGGAGGAGTGGGAGCCGGTGTTCGACGCGGTCGAACGGGATCTGCGTGCCCTGGCCGCGCGCCGGGCGGCGGCCCTGTCCGAGCCCTGCTGCAATCCTTGA
- a CDS encoding RT0821/Lpp0805 family surface protein, translating to MRAHTSFPRIAAVAVLALSTTLAGCQTGSMGTKEGFGTVGGAVAGGLIGSRFGGGSGKLVAVGIGTLLGAFAGRELGASLDRADQVYADRAATQAYSAPIGQRISWNNPQSGNQGVIVPVRDGYDDSGSYCREFQQTIVVGGRTEQAFGTACRQPDGSWKIVG from the coding sequence ATGCGTGCCCACACCAGCTTCCCCCGGATCGCAGCCGTCGCGGTGCTTGCGCTGTCCACCACGCTGGCCGGCTGCCAGACCGGCTCGATGGGCACCAAGGAGGGGTTCGGCACCGTCGGCGGCGCCGTCGCCGGCGGCCTGATCGGCTCGCGCTTCGGCGGCGGTTCGGGCAAGCTGGTGGCGGTCGGCATCGGCACGCTCCTGGGCGCCTTCGCCGGGCGGGAACTCGGCGCTTCGCTCGACCGCGCCGACCAGGTCTATGCCGACCGTGCCGCGACCCAGGCCTACAGCGCCCCCATCGGCCAGCGGATCAGCTGGAACAACCCGCAGTCCGGCAACCAGGGCGTCATCGTGCCGGTGCGCGACGGCTATGACGACTCCGGCTCCTACTGCCGCGAGTTCCAGCAGACCATCGTCGTCGGCGGCCGCACCGAACAGGCCTTCGGTACCGCCTGCCGCCAGCCCGACGGATCGTGGAAGATCGTGGGGTAG
- a CDS encoding acylneuraminate cytidylyltransferase family protein, producing the protein MGVSMKRLCSVCARGGSKGVPNKNLRPLAGRPLIAHTVMQAAATGLFDEIAVSSDSEAILKAALEAGASRAILRPAELASDTVDKSPAIVHCGQEVERLTGLRFDSFFDLDATAPLRTPEHIREAVALLEDSKATNIYSVCPARRSPYFNLVETGPDGVPRLCKPMDPPIVRRQDAPPTFDMNASIYGWSRAAFFDAGAPVHMDGTRLYVMPDWTLFDIDSEFDFEIVEILMERLAGRGD; encoded by the coding sequence ATGGGTGTATCGATGAAGCGCCTGTGCAGCGTGTGTGCCCGCGGTGGTTCGAAGGGCGTTCCGAACAAGAACCTGCGCCCCCTGGCTGGGCGGCCGCTGATCGCCCACACGGTGATGCAGGCCGCCGCCACCGGCCTGTTCGACGAGATTGCCGTCAGCAGCGATTCCGAAGCGATCCTCAAGGCGGCATTGGAGGCCGGTGCGTCACGGGCCATCCTGCGCCCGGCCGAACTGGCCAGCGATACGGTGGACAAGAGTCCCGCCATCGTCCATTGCGGGCAGGAGGTCGAACGGCTTACCGGCCTGCGCTTCGACAGCTTCTTCGACCTCGACGCGACGGCCCCGCTCCGTACCCCGGAGCATATCCGCGAGGCTGTGGCCCTGCTGGAGGACAGCAAAGCCACCAACATCTATTCCGTCTGCCCGGCGCGACGCTCCCCCTACTTCAACTTGGTTGAAACCGGACCGGATGGCGTCCCGCGTTTGTGCAAGCCGATGGACCCGCCGATCGTCCGCCGTCAGGATGCACCGCCCACCTTCGACATGAACGCGTCCATCTATGGGTGGAGCCGCGCCGCCTTCTTCGACGCCGGGGCACCGGTCCATATGGATGGAACGCGCCTGTACGTCATGCCGGACTGGACGCTGTTCGACATCGACAGCGAGTTCGATTTCGAGATCGTCGAAATTCTGATGGAACGCCTGGCGGGGCGGGGAGACTGA
- a CDS encoding Gfo/Idh/MocA family protein, producing the protein MSPPSAPSARPSRALVVGHGSIGARHARLLRALGLEVAVVSRRAPQLPGAFPDIAAALACGPADYAVVCTETSLHHQAVRSLHSAGFTGRILIEKPLGQAGEHVPEANFNAVRVGYHLRFDPILLALREALEGCRPLTVEVRAASWLPSWRAGRDYRATESASKAAGGGVLRDLSHELDYVTWLFGRWRRLTALGGHLGCLEIDSDEAFILLAETERCPVVSISLSYIDHGAEERWIAVNTAEGRSWRADLVAATLSENGRLVRSADPAALDAPYIAQHRAMLNNGDGCCSIGEAEEVVAMIDAAETAARDKRWVYR; encoded by the coding sequence GTGTCTCCACCGTCCGCCCCGTCTGCCCGTCCGTCACGCGCCCTGGTCGTCGGTCACGGCTCCATCGGCGCACGCCACGCCCGCCTGCTCCGCGCCCTGGGGCTTGAGGTGGCGGTGGTGAGCCGCCGGGCGCCGCAGCTGCCCGGCGCCTTTCCCGACATCGCCGCCGCACTCGCCTGTGGTCCGGCCGACTATGCCGTGGTGTGTACGGAGACCAGCCTGCACCATCAGGCCGTCCGATCCCTGCATTCTGCGGGTTTCACCGGACGGATCCTGATCGAGAAGCCGCTGGGGCAGGCTGGCGAGCATGTTCCTGAAGCAAATTTCAATGCGGTCCGTGTCGGGTACCATCTGCGCTTCGATCCCATCCTTCTTGCATTGCGCGAGGCGCTGGAGGGCTGCAGGCCGCTGACGGTCGAGGTGCGCGCCGCCAGTTGGCTGCCGTCCTGGCGAGCGGGCCGGGATTATCGCGCCACCGAATCCGCATCCAAGGCGGCAGGCGGCGGCGTTCTGCGCGATCTCAGCCACGAACTGGACTATGTGACCTGGCTGTTCGGACGCTGGCGGCGCCTGACCGCGCTGGGGGGGCATCTCGGCTGCCTGGAGATCGACAGCGACGAGGCCTTCATCCTGCTGGCCGAAACCGAGCGCTGCCCGGTCGTCTCCATCTCTCTCAGCTATATCGATCATGGAGCGGAAGAGCGCTGGATCGCAGTGAACACGGCCGAAGGCCGATCATGGCGGGCCGACCTCGTTGCCGCGACGCTGAGCGAGAACGGGCGCCTTGTCCGGTCGGCCGATCCGGCGGCGCTGGATGCCCCCTATATCGCCCAGCACCGCGCAATGCTGAACAATGGTGACGGATGCTGTTCGATCGGCGAGGCCGAAGAGGTCGTCGCCATGATTGACGCCGCCGAGACGGCAGCTCGAGATAAACGATGGGTGTATCGATGA
- a CDS encoding SDR family oxidoreductase → MLFDLTGRTGIVTGGAGILGTTFVEALLAHGANVVVADIEGDAAEALTNRLDTVHVGRVAAVTFDAADPVSVAQLVQAAVERFGGIDFLINNHVAPVVEPGTFFAPFEDYDLSEWRRIMGINLDGYFLVAQAVGRQMAAQGRGGAIVQTSSIYGVMASDNRIYEGSEYRGYAINNPAIYSASKAGVVGLTRWLSTYWADRGIRVNAVAPGGVFSGENEAFTKRYSARIPMGRMAHRHEIAGTVVYLVADASSYVTGQCLMVDGGLSAW, encoded by the coding sequence ATGCTGTTCGACCTGACCGGCCGCACCGGCATCGTCACGGGGGGAGCGGGCATTTTGGGCACCACCTTCGTCGAGGCATTGCTCGCCCATGGCGCAAACGTGGTCGTTGCCGACATCGAAGGAGACGCAGCGGAGGCTTTGACCAACCGGCTCGATACCGTCCATGTTGGCCGTGTGGCCGCGGTCACCTTCGACGCCGCCGATCCCGTCTCTGTCGCACAACTCGTCCAGGCGGCTGTGGAGCGCTTCGGCGGCATAGACTTCCTGATCAACAATCATGTGGCTCCCGTCGTGGAGCCGGGCACGTTCTTTGCCCCGTTCGAAGATTACGATCTCTCCGAATGGCGCCGGATCATGGGAATCAACCTCGACGGCTATTTCCTGGTGGCTCAGGCCGTCGGCCGCCAAATGGCGGCGCAGGGCCGCGGCGGCGCCATCGTGCAGACCTCGTCGATCTATGGCGTGATGGCATCAGACAACCGGATCTACGAGGGTTCGGAGTACCGCGGCTATGCCATCAACAATCCAGCCATATATTCCGCCAGCAAAGCCGGCGTCGTCGGCTTGACCCGCTGGCTGTCCACCTATTGGGCCGATCGCGGAATCCGCGTCAATGCCGTCGCCCCCGGCGGGGTGTTCAGCGGAGAGAACGAAGCCTTCACCAAACGCTACTCCGCACGCATTCCAATGGGCCGCATGGCCCACCGCCACGAGATCGCCGGCACGGTCGTCTATCTGGTCGCCGATGCCTCCTCTTATGTGACCGGCCAATGCCTGATGGTCGACGGCGGCCTCAGCGCGTGGTGA
- a CDS encoding NAD-dependent epimerase/dehydratase family protein gives MRILLTGASSFTGLWFAQALSAAGHEVTAPLRRSAVEYSGLRGTRVSELARVAEVVWDCPFGGTRFLELADGRWDLLCHHAAHVGNYRSPDFDVAAAVAENSLALPQILRTLLKRGLRGIVLTGSVFEQNEGAGDTPLRAFSPYGLSKGLTAQVFDYWCGVLGVPFGKFVIANPFGPFEEPRFCAYLVGCWQRGEVPRVRTPLYVRDNIHVSLLACAYAKFAERVASSQGVTKLNPSGYVESQGAFAQRFARELAPRLAMDCPLELLEQTEFTEPAVRLNTDRIDGHALGWSESAAWDSVALFYGGNADKMATARNHPPVSAS, from the coding sequence GTGAGAATTCTGCTGACCGGAGCCAGTTCCTTCACCGGCCTCTGGTTTGCCCAGGCACTCAGCGCGGCGGGGCACGAGGTGACAGCCCCCCTGCGGCGTTCCGCCGTCGAGTATAGCGGCTTGCGCGGCACGCGCGTCTCCGAGTTGGCCCGCGTTGCGGAGGTCGTCTGGGACTGTCCGTTCGGCGGAACGCGTTTCCTTGAGCTTGCCGACGGCAGGTGGGATCTGCTGTGTCATCACGCGGCACACGTCGGGAATTATCGCAGCCCCGACTTCGATGTCGCTGCAGCGGTGGCGGAAAACAGCCTTGCATTGCCCCAGATATTGCGCACCCTGCTCAAACGCGGACTGCGCGGCATTGTGCTGACCGGCAGCGTATTCGAACAGAATGAAGGCGCGGGCGATACGCCGTTGCGCGCCTTCTCCCCTTATGGCTTGTCCAAAGGACTGACCGCACAGGTTTTCGATTATTGGTGCGGTGTGCTCGGCGTTCCGTTCGGCAAGTTCGTCATTGCCAACCCCTTTGGCCCCTTCGAAGAGCCGCGCTTTTGCGCCTATCTGGTAGGGTGCTGGCAGCGTGGGGAGGTTCCGCGTGTCCGCACCCCGCTCTATGTTCGGGACAATATCCATGTCAGCCTTCTGGCCTGCGCCTATGCCAAGTTCGCCGAACGGGTCGCCAGCAGCCAAGGAGTGACGAAGCTGAATCCCAGCGGCTACGTCGAAAGCCAGGGCGCCTTCGCCCAGCGCTTCGCCCGCGAACTGGCGCCGCGCCTGGCGATGGATTGCCCATTGGAACTGCTGGAGCAGACGGAGTTCACCGAACCGGCCGTTCGCCTCAACACCGACCGCATCGATGGACATGCCCTCGGCTGGTCGGAAAGCGCCGCATGGGACAGTGTGGCCCTCTTTTATGGGGGCAATGCCGATAAGATGGCGACCGCCCGCAATCATCCACCGGTATCCGCAAGCTGA
- the rfbC gene encoding dTDP-4-dehydrorhamnose 3,5-epimerase: MKFHATPLTGACLVELEKRGDERGFFARMFCEREFGEAGWPISVVQLNNSVTSKAGTLRGFHYQLAPAAEIKLIRCVRGALYDVVLDLRPDSPSYGKWFGAELSAENRSMMYVPRGCAHAFLTLADETEVVYLVSEAYSPQNERGVRFDDPRFGVDWPLQPTEMSVKDQSWPDFDPDFHGVERLRGLL; encoded by the coding sequence ATGAAGTTCCACGCCACCCCGCTGACCGGAGCCTGCCTCGTCGAACTGGAGAAACGTGGGGATGAGCGCGGTTTCTTCGCCCGGATGTTCTGCGAACGGGAATTCGGTGAGGCTGGCTGGCCCATCTCGGTGGTTCAGCTTAACAATTCGGTAACCAGCAAAGCGGGCACATTGCGCGGGTTTCATTATCAATTGGCTCCGGCGGCAGAGATCAAGCTGATCCGCTGCGTCCGCGGGGCTCTTTATGACGTGGTCCTCGATCTGCGCCCCGATTCGCCCAGCTATGGAAAGTGGTTCGGGGCCGAATTGAGCGCGGAGAACCGTTCGATGATGTATGTTCCCCGCGGTTGCGCCCACGCTTTTCTCACCTTGGCTGATGAGACCGAGGTGGTCTATCTGGTGAGTGAGGCCTATAGCCCCCAAAATGAGCGAGGGGTGCGCTTCGACGATCCTAGATTTGGCGTCGACTGGCCACTGCAGCCGACCGAGATGTCGGTCAAGGACCAGAGTTGGCCTGACTTTGATCCGGACTTTCATGGTGTGGAGCGGTTGCGGGGGCTGTTGTGA
- a CDS encoding B12-binding domain-containing radical SAM protein: protein MSEAIRAPKVLLLYPPHQAWPGYMCKPNGSLAYPSLGGALLQAGIEVRVFDACVGNEKDELDQVFYRSSSLPSGLLRTGVSEDRILEEVAGADIIGITSIFTDQETMVLSTVRLIKRHFPDKLVVSGGVNARNRLKVFFAAGVDLVCLSEAERTIVAIVDAVRRGDRDWGAIPGLAFMAGDRILSTPASAGDVVWNLDDLPIPAWELLPNERYWKIARPHGGHFKEGQELRYASMMTSLGCVFTCSYCHISGEADGDVAGPIGKFRVKSTERVMVELDRLRDLGVKQVFIEDDSLFGMKRRGIDLIRSVRTSGFEIFDVNGVNIIHLLRKSGTGNRLEPDIELIELLVESGFKQVALPFESASQRIISRYASSKWNVERCDIEGLIRACKDHGLGVTGNYMIGYPDETREEIEATIAMAQWHRDCGLDAASFMLVIPLPGTRLFDMAIAGGHLSEEYDPDRLNWSRASMVNTLVSPAELEDIRRSAWERVNDSKFVRYKKGMNAAESNDFIEAAAPEGI from the coding sequence ATGTCGGAAGCCATCAGAGCTCCCAAAGTCCTTTTGCTCTATCCGCCGCATCAGGCATGGCCAGGGTACATGTGCAAGCCTAACGGCTCCCTGGCCTATCCCAGCCTGGGGGGGGCCTTGCTGCAGGCCGGTATCGAGGTGCGCGTGTTCGACGCCTGCGTCGGCAATGAGAAGGATGAACTGGACCAGGTCTTCTACCGCTCCAGCAGCCTGCCGAGCGGCCTGCTGCGAACCGGGGTTTCCGAAGACAGAATCCTGGAAGAGGTTGCCGGCGCAGACATTATCGGCATCACATCCATCTTCACCGATCAGGAGACGATGGTCCTGTCGACGGTGCGGCTCATCAAGCGGCACTTCCCCGATAAGCTGGTGGTGTCCGGTGGTGTGAATGCGCGTAACCGGTTGAAGGTATTCTTCGCCGCCGGTGTCGATCTCGTCTGCTTGTCGGAGGCGGAGCGCACGATCGTCGCGATTGTCGATGCCGTTCGCCGCGGTGACAGGGACTGGGGGGCGATCCCCGGACTCGCTTTCATGGCGGGCGATCGGATTCTGTCGACCCCGGCTTCGGCCGGCGATGTCGTCTGGAACCTGGATGATCTGCCGATCCCGGCATGGGAACTGCTGCCCAACGAGCGATACTGGAAGATCGCCCGTCCGCATGGCGGTCATTTCAAGGAGGGGCAGGAACTCCGTTACGCCTCTATGATGACATCTCTGGGCTGCGTCTTCACGTGCAGCTACTGCCACATCTCGGGCGAGGCGGATGGCGATGTCGCTGGCCCCATCGGCAAGTTCCGCGTCAAGTCGACCGAGCGGGTCATGGTGGAACTCGACCGCCTGCGCGATCTCGGCGTGAAGCAGGTTTTCATCGAGGACGATTCCCTGTTCGGCATGAAACGGCGTGGCATCGATCTGATCCGCAGCGTCCGAACGTCAGGTTTTGAAATTTTCGACGTCAACGGCGTCAACATCATCCATCTGCTGCGCAAGAGCGGCACCGGCAACCGGCTGGAACCGGACATCGAACTGATCGAACTGCTCGTCGAATCGGGATTCAAGCAGGTTGCCCTGCCGTTCGAATCGGCCTCTCAGCGGATCATTTCCCGCTATGCCTCCTCCAAATGGAATGTGGAACGCTGCGACATCGAAGGCCTGATCCGCGCCTGCAAGGATCATGGCCTTGGGGTCACCGGCAACTACATGATCGGTTATCCCGACGAGACGAGGGAGGAAATCGAGGCCACCATCGCTATGGCACAATGGCATCGCGACTGCGGTCTCGATGCCGCCAGCTTCATGCTGGTGATCCCGCTGCCTGGAACACGGCTGTTCGATATGGCCATCGCCGGCGGCCACTTGTCGGAAGAGTACGATCCCGACCGGCTGAACTGGAGCCGGGCCAGCATGGTCAACACCTTGGTTTCGCCGGCCGAATTGGAAGACATCCGGCGCAGTGCCTGGGAACGGGTCAACGATTCGAAATTCGTCCGCTACAAGAAGGGTATGAACGCCGCGGAGAGCAACGATTTCATCGAAGCGGCCGCTCCTGAAGGGATTTGA
- a CDS encoding polysaccharide biosynthesis protein encodes MPEFRPFDPSTLAEVATGRSDSLFAADIARNRLEIEDAVAGRRILVVGGAGSIGSQVVTELAARAPAALHVIDQSENNLVELVRTLRGRPAGLPVADFRTFPIDYGATPTRLFLSEQPPYDAVLNFAALKHVRSEKDPWSLLQMLDTNLVKQARFLSWLRRYGHDRRYFSVSTDKAANPVNLMGASKRVAEHIVFDGAPGQTLAHATSARFANVAFSDGSLLHGFFQRMLKRQPLAVPQETRRYFVSPEEAGHICLLAAFRAPHRTIIVPDLMPETHLRDLSDIAKAFLARFGLKAEFYEDERSACQIVDHDMAVGRYPVLITARDTSGEKPYEEFVGNDETIIDLGFDALRGVSYTSAPPKSVERLLVMLESVLHGGAAFDKAMALERISAVVPHFRHIETGRNLDQRL; translated from the coding sequence ATGCCTGAGTTCCGACCCTTCGATCCCTCCACTCTGGCCGAGGTCGCCACCGGCCGAAGCGACAGCCTGTTCGCGGCGGACATCGCCCGCAACCGGCTGGAGATCGAGGATGCGGTCGCCGGCCGGCGCATCCTTGTCGTCGGCGGCGCCGGCAGCATCGGCTCCCAGGTGGTCACGGAACTTGCCGCCCGCGCACCGGCCGCCCTGCATGTCATCGACCAGAGCGAGAACAATCTCGTGGAACTGGTGCGAACGCTGAGGGGCCGGCCGGCCGGGCTGCCGGTCGCCGACTTCCGCACCTTCCCGATCGACTATGGCGCCACCCCGACCCGCCTGTTCCTGAGCGAGCAGCCTCCCTACGATGCCGTGCTGAACTTCGCAGCCCTCAAGCATGTGCGCTCCGAGAAGGACCCCTGGTCCCTGCTTCAGATGCTCGATACCAATCTGGTCAAGCAGGCGCGGTTCCTGTCATGGCTGCGGCGCTACGGCCATGACCGCCGCTATTTCTCCGTGTCCACCGACAAGGCGGCCAATCCGGTCAACCTGATGGGGGCCAGCAAGCGGGTTGCCGAGCATATCGTGTTCGATGGGGCGCCGGGACAGACCCTTGCCCATGCCACCTCGGCCCGCTTCGCGAATGTCGCCTTTTCCGACGGCAGCCTTCTCCACGGTTTCTTTCAGCGCATGCTGAAGCGCCAGCCGCTGGCTGTGCCTCAGGAGACCCGCCGCTATTTCGTGTCGCCGGAGGAGGCCGGGCATATCTGCCTGCTGGCAGCCTTCCGGGCGCCACACCGCACCATCATCGTTCCCGACCTGATGCCAGAAACGCATCTGCGCGACCTGTCCGACATTGCCAAAGCTTTTTTGGCGCGCTTTGGCTTAAAAGCTGAATTTTATGAAGATGAGCGTTCTGCATGTCAAATCGTCGATCATGATATGGCTGTGGGACGCTATCCTGTACTCATCACCGCTCGCGACACCAGTGGGGAAAAGCCCTACGAGGAGTTCGTTGGTAATGACGAAACCATAATTGATCTTGGTTTCGATGCCCTACGAGGAGTCAGTTACACATCTGCCCCACCGAAGAGCGTTGAACGGTTGCTGGTCATGCTGGAAAGCGTCCTGCACGGCGGGGCGGCATTCGACAAGGCCATGGCCCTGGAGCGGATCTCTGCGGTTGTGCCGCATTTCCGCCATATCGAAACTGGGCGAAACCTCGACCAAAGGCTCTGA